The following proteins are co-located in the Mycolicibacterium goodii genome:
- a CDS encoding tetratricopeptide repeat protein encodes MGDESQGGEERRPRRAASNRASNNQRGSRSSDPRSRDRRPPRSSGPGRARPVQPASAEDNQDAAPRLPADIEARQLAPEVRRELVTLDKATADYVARHLVAAGNLLDEDPETALAHARAARGRAARIAAVREAVGIAAYHCGDWAQALAELRAARRMGSKSPLLPMIADCERGVGRPERAIELARGPEAEALTGEDADELRIVVAGARADLGQFEQALALLSTPALDPTSRGQTAARLFYAYADILLALERTEEALQWFIHAAEADVEGVTDAEERITELS; translated from the coding sequence GTGGGCGACGAGAGTCAAGGCGGCGAAGAGCGCCGCCCGCGGCGTGCAGCCAGCAACCGCGCATCCAACAATCAGCGGGGTAGTCGGTCCTCGGATCCCCGTTCCCGGGACCGGCGTCCGCCGCGTTCGTCGGGTCCCGGCCGCGCCCGGCCGGTCCAGCCGGCGAGCGCCGAGGACAATCAGGACGCCGCGCCGCGGCTGCCGGCGGACATCGAAGCCAGGCAACTGGCGCCCGAGGTCCGTCGGGAACTGGTGACCTTGGACAAGGCCACGGCGGACTACGTTGCCCGGCATCTCGTGGCGGCCGGCAACCTCCTCGACGAGGATCCGGAGACCGCGCTGGCCCATGCCCGTGCCGCACGGGGCAGGGCTGCACGGATCGCGGCCGTGCGCGAGGCCGTCGGCATCGCCGCCTATCACTGTGGTGACTGGGCGCAGGCGCTCGCCGAACTGCGCGCCGCCCGCCGGATGGGCAGCAAATCCCCACTGCTGCCGATGATCGCCGACTGCGAACGCGGTGTCGGCCGTCCGGAACGCGCGATCGAACTCGCGCGCGGGCCCGAAGCCGAGGCGCTGACCGGTGAGGACGCCGACGAGTTGCGCATCGTCGTAGCCGGCGCCCGAGCCGATCTCGGGCAGTTCGAACAGGCGTTGGCGCTGCTGTCCACACCCGCACTCGACCCGACCAGCCGGGGACAGACGGCGGCGCGGCTGTTCTACGCGTACGCCGACATCCTGCTCGCCCTGGAACGCACCGAGGAGGCGTTGCAGTGGTTCATCCACGCGGCCGAGGCCGATGTGGAAGGCGTGACCGACGCCGAAGAACGCATCACGGAGCTGTCCTGA
- a CDS encoding HAD-IIA family hydrolase, producing MTTLARQHDCLLLDLDGTVFRGHEATPGAVESLAAVDARLLYVTNNASRAPKQVAEHLRELGFSADPDDVVTSAQSAARVLAAQLPADARVLVVGTESLADEVRNVGLQPVRLFSEEPVAVVQGHSPQTGWADLAEAALAIRAGALWVAANVDLTLPSERGLLPGNGSMVAALRVATGHEPQVAGKPQPTLMHDALGRGSFRAPLVVGDRLDTDIAGAVSAGLPSLMVLSGVSSAADAVFAGSHERPDYIAADLRSLHAAAETLKVAPQQQWRVEVDSDRVEVFATADATGDPLSVVRATAHAVWAASDDHVTDNDGYTVVAGDDTARAALQRTSLLSPSID from the coding sequence GTGACGACCCTTGCGCGGCAACACGATTGCCTGCTACTCGATTTGGACGGCACGGTGTTCCGCGGGCACGAGGCCACCCCGGGCGCGGTCGAGAGCCTGGCCGCCGTCGACGCGCGGCTGCTCTACGTCACCAACAATGCGTCGCGTGCGCCGAAGCAGGTCGCCGAACATCTGCGCGAGCTCGGGTTCAGCGCGGACCCCGACGACGTGGTGACCAGCGCCCAGAGCGCCGCTCGGGTTCTCGCGGCGCAACTGCCTGCGGATGCCCGCGTGCTCGTCGTCGGCACCGAGTCCCTCGCCGACGAGGTGCGCAACGTCGGGTTGCAGCCGGTGAGGCTGTTCTCCGAGGAACCGGTCGCGGTGGTGCAGGGACACTCGCCGCAGACCGGTTGGGCCGATCTGGCCGAGGCCGCGCTCGCCATCCGCGCGGGCGCGTTGTGGGTGGCGGCGAACGTCGACCTCACGCTGCCGTCGGAACGCGGTCTGCTGCCCGGCAACGGTTCGATGGTCGCGGCACTGCGGGTGGCCACCGGACACGAGCCGCAGGTCGCGGGCAAACCGCAGCCGACGTTGATGCACGACGCGTTGGGCCGGGGTTCGTTCCGCGCACCGCTCGTGGTCGGCGACCGCCTCGACACCGACATCGCGGGCGCGGTGTCGGCAGGCCTGCCGAGCCTGATGGTGCTCAGCGGGGTCAGCTCCGCGGCGGACGCCGTCTTCGCCGGCTCGCATGAGCGGCCCGACTACATCGCGGCGGACCTGCGCTCCCTGCACGCCGCGGCCGAGACGCTCAAGGTGGCCCCGCAGCAGCAGTGGCGCGTCGAGGTCGACTCCGACCGCGTCGAGGTGTTCGCGACGGCCGACGCCACCGGCGATCCGCTGTCTGTGGTGCGGGCCACCGCGCACGCCGTCTGGGCGGCGTCGGACGATCACGTGACCGACAACGACGGTTACACGGTGGTCGCCGGGGACGACACGGCCCGCGCCGCGCTGCAGCGGACTTCGCTGCTGTCCCCGTCGATCGACTAG
- a CDS encoding TlyA family RNA methyltransferase: protein MARRARVDAELVRRGLARSRQQAAELIGAGRVRIDGMPAAKPATAVSVEANLTVIESDERSWVSRGAHKLIGALEAFELSVEGRRCLDAGASTGGFTEVLLDRGAAEVVAADVGYGQLAWSLRSDPRVRVLERTNVRDLTPESIGGPVQLIVADLSFISLATVLPALTGCAVPDADIVPMVKPQFEVGKDRVGAGGVVSDPELRIDAVCTVARKAAALQWHAVDVTASPLPGPSGNVEYFLRLRAETDSPLVGDALDAAVRRAVEEGPQ, encoded by the coding sequence GTGGCACGGCGAGCGCGAGTTGACGCCGAGCTGGTTCGACGGGGCCTGGCCCGCTCCCGCCAGCAGGCAGCGGAGTTGATCGGTGCCGGACGTGTCCGCATCGACGGGATGCCCGCGGCCAAGCCGGCCACCGCGGTGTCGGTCGAGGCCAATCTGACCGTCATCGAAAGCGACGAGCGGTCGTGGGTGTCGCGCGGCGCCCACAAGCTGATCGGGGCGCTCGAGGCGTTCGAGTTGTCCGTCGAGGGCCGACGTTGCCTGGACGCCGGTGCGTCGACGGGTGGGTTCACCGAGGTGCTGCTGGACCGGGGCGCGGCCGAGGTGGTGGCCGCCGACGTCGGATACGGCCAACTGGCGTGGTCGTTGCGGTCGGATCCGCGGGTCCGCGTGCTGGAGCGGACCAATGTGCGCGATCTGACGCCGGAGTCCATCGGCGGACCGGTTCAGCTGATCGTCGCGGACCTGTCGTTCATCTCGCTGGCCACGGTGCTGCCCGCGCTCACCGGGTGTGCGGTGCCAGACGCCGATATCGTTCCCATGGTGAAACCCCAGTTCGAGGTCGGCAAGGACCGCGTGGGCGCGGGCGGGGTTGTCTCCGATCCGGAGTTGCGCATCGATGCGGTGTGCACGGTCGCCAGGAAGGCCGCCGCGCTGCAGTGGCATGCTGTCGATGTGACGGCCAGCCCGCTTCCCGGGCCCTCGGGCAACGTCGAGTATTTCCTGCGGCTGCGCGCCGAGACCGATTCGCCGCTGGTCGGGGATGCGCTCGACGCCGCGGTACGCCGAGCGGTCGAGGAAGGTCCGCAATGA
- a CDS encoding NAD kinase: MTAERTILLVVHTGRDEATEVARRVEKVLGQHDIGLRVLSAEAVDRGSVHLAPDEMRALGVEIDVVDPDERAAEGCELVLVLGGDGSFLRAAELARNVGIPVLGVNLGRIGFLAEAEAEAIDTVLDHVINRDYVIEERMTLDISVRAGNEIVSRGWALNEASLEKGPRLGVLGVVLEVDGRPVSAFGCDGVLVATPTGSTAYAFSAGGPVLWPDLEAILVVPNNAHALFARPMVTSPEACIAIEVEAGGHDALVFCDGRRDMVVPAGGRLEVTRCGTPVKWVRLDSAPFTDRLVRKFRLPVTGWRGQ; encoded by the coding sequence ATGACAGCTGAGCGCACGATCCTGCTGGTGGTGCACACCGGGCGGGACGAGGCGACCGAGGTGGCCCGGCGGGTCGAAAAGGTGCTCGGGCAGCACGACATCGGTCTGCGGGTCCTGTCGGCCGAGGCGGTCGACCGCGGTTCGGTGCATCTGGCGCCCGACGAGATGCGGGCGCTCGGCGTCGAGATCGACGTCGTCGACCCCGACGAGCGGGCCGCCGAAGGCTGTGAACTGGTGCTCGTGCTGGGCGGGGACGGCTCGTTCCTGCGTGCCGCCGAGCTGGCCCGCAACGTCGGGATCCCGGTGCTCGGCGTGAACCTGGGTCGGATCGGGTTTCTCGCCGAGGCCGAGGCCGAGGCCATCGACACGGTGCTCGACCACGTCATCAACCGGGACTATGTGATCGAGGAACGCATGACCCTCGACATATCCGTGCGGGCGGGCAATGAGATCGTCAGCCGGGGCTGGGCGCTCAACGAGGCCAGCCTGGAGAAGGGACCGCGGCTCGGCGTGCTGGGCGTGGTCCTGGAGGTGGACGGACGGCCGGTGTCGGCGTTCGGGTGTGACGGTGTGCTCGTCGCGACCCCGACCGGGTCCACCGCGTACGCGTTCTCGGCGGGCGGGCCGGTGCTGTGGCCCGATCTGGAGGCGATCCTGGTGGTGCCCAACAATGCTCATGCGTTGTTCGCACGGCCCATGGTGACCAGCCCCGAGGCCTGCATCGCGATCGAGGTGGAGGCGGGCGGCCACGATGCGTTGGTGTTCTGTGACGGCAGGCGCGACATGGTGGTGCCGGCCGGCGGGAGGCTGGAAGTGACACGCTGCGGTACACCGGTGAAATGGGTGCGGCTCGACAGCGCCCCGTTCACCGACAGGTTGGTGCGGAAGTTCCGGCTTCCGGTCACCGGATGGCGGGGGCAGTGA
- the recN gene encoding DNA repair protein RecN gives MLAEIRIESLGAISAATAEFDRGLTVLTGETGTGKTMVVTGLHLLGGARADATRVRSGADRAVVEGRFTTTELGDDVAARVQQILDSSGAERDEDGSIIAARSVSRSGPSRAYLGGRSVPAKSLSGFTAEVLTLHGQNDQLRLMRPEEQRGALDRFADVDKPLARYRSIREQWLTARRDLIDRRQRARELAQEADRLSFGINEIDAVAPQPGEDEAIVADIRRLSELDALREAAQTARVALAGDLDDPSPESVAATDTVGQAKAALEATDDAALRALGERLGEAVAVIADVTAELGDYLAELPSDASTLESKLARQAELRTLTKKYAPDVDGVLQWARDAAQRLAQLDVSEEALAALERQVGELEAQVVAAAGELTKARTKAAKGLAKAVTAELAGLAMANAVFSIDVHPLVARADDSAPVGLPDGTVVHAGHDGVDAVEFGFSAHRGADVLPLTKSASGGELSRVMLALEVVLAASVEGTTMVFDEVDAGVGGRAAVQIGRRLAKLARTHQVIVVTHLPQVAAYADAHLVVDSGNGRTKSSGVRRIEDEDRVAELARMLAGLGESDSGRAHARELLEAAQQERTGDLVG, from the coding sequence GTGCTGGCCGAGATCCGAATTGAATCGTTGGGCGCGATCAGCGCCGCCACCGCGGAGTTCGACCGCGGGTTGACCGTGTTGACGGGTGAGACTGGCACCGGCAAGACCATGGTGGTGACGGGTCTGCACCTGCTGGGCGGGGCCAGGGCCGACGCCACCAGGGTGCGCTCGGGTGCCGACCGTGCGGTGGTCGAAGGTCGGTTCACCACAACTGAATTGGGTGACGACGTGGCCGCGCGGGTTCAACAGATCCTGGATTCGTCCGGTGCCGAGCGCGACGAGGACGGCAGCATCATCGCGGCGCGGTCGGTCAGCCGGTCCGGGCCGTCCCGCGCCTACCTCGGCGGGCGCAGCGTGCCCGCGAAGTCGCTCAGCGGTTTCACCGCCGAGGTGCTCACGCTGCACGGCCAGAACGACCAGTTGCGGTTGATGCGCCCAGAGGAGCAGCGCGGCGCACTGGACCGGTTCGCCGATGTCGACAAACCGTTGGCCCGGTACCGCAGCATCCGGGAGCAGTGGCTGACGGCACGTCGCGATCTCATCGACCGTCGGCAACGCGCCAGGGAGCTGGCGCAGGAGGCCGACCGGCTGAGCTTCGGCATCAACGAGATCGACGCCGTCGCACCGCAACCTGGGGAGGACGAGGCGATCGTCGCCGACATTCGGCGGCTGTCCGAACTCGACGCGTTGCGCGAGGCCGCGCAGACCGCGCGGGTCGCCCTCGCCGGTGACCTCGACGATCCGTCGCCTGAGTCGGTCGCGGCGACCGACACCGTCGGCCAGGCCAAGGCCGCACTCGAGGCCACCGACGACGCGGCGCTGCGCGCGTTGGGGGAGCGGCTCGGTGAGGCCGTCGCGGTGATCGCGGACGTGACCGCCGAGCTCGGCGACTATCTGGCCGAACTTCCCAGCGATGCAAGCACTCTGGAGTCGAAGCTGGCCCGTCAGGCCGAGCTGCGCACGTTGACCAAGAAGTACGCCCCCGATGTCGACGGGGTGCTGCAGTGGGCGCGTGACGCCGCGCAGCGGCTCGCGCAGCTCGACGTGTCCGAGGAGGCGTTGGCCGCGCTGGAGCGGCAGGTCGGCGAACTGGAGGCGCAGGTGGTGGCGGCCGCCGGCGAGCTCACCAAGGCGCGGACCAAAGCCGCCAAGGGCCTGGCGAAAGCGGTGACCGCGGAGTTGGCGGGTCTGGCGATGGCCAACGCGGTGTTCAGCATCGACGTGCACCCGCTGGTGGCCCGGGCCGATGACTCGGCGCCGGTGGGGCTGCCGGACGGCACCGTGGTGCACGCCGGCCACGACGGTGTCGACGCGGTCGAGTTCGGCTTCAGCGCGCACCGCGGCGCGGACGTGCTGCCGCTGACCAAGAGTGCGTCCGGCGGCGAGTTGTCGCGTGTGATGCTGGCGCTGGAGGTCGTGCTGGCAGCGTCGGTCGAGGGCACCACGATGGTGTTCGACGAGGTAGACGCGGGCGTCGGCGGCCGGGCCGCGGTGCAGATCGGCCGCAGGCTGGCCAAGCTCGCGCGCACCCACCAGGTCATCGTCGTGACCCACCTGCCGCAGGTCGCCGCGTATGCCGATGCGCACCTGGTGGTCGACAGCGGCAACGGCCGGACCAAGTCCAGCGGGGTGCGCCGCATCGAGGACGAAGACCGGGTGGCCGAGCTGGCCCGCATGCTCGCGGGGCTGGGGGAGTCCGACAGCGGTCGCGCGCATGCGCGGGAGCTCCTGGAGGCCGCTCAGCAGGAGCGCACGGGCGATCTCGTCGGCTGA
- the steA gene encoding putative cytokinetic ring protein SteA, whose amino-acid sequence MKMSALLTRNASSRPGITGTARVDRDIDRLLRRVGPGDIVVMDALDLDRITADALVEAQVAGVINASPSISGRYPNLGPEVLVGNGIVLVDEAGPEVFKKIKDGSRVRLHNGGVYSGDRRIALGTERTDQEIHELMHEAKSGLVAHLEAFAGNTIEFIRSESPLLIDGIGIPNIDVDVHRRHVVIVAEEPSAAEDLKALKPFIKEYQPVLVGVGVGADVLRKAGYRPALIVGDPDKMSVEVLRCGAQVVLPADADGHAAGLERIQDLGVGAMTFPAAGSAADLALLLCDHHGASLIVTAGHTATIEEFFDRSRQASNPSTFLTRLKVGEKLVDAKAVATLYRSRVSGGAIALLVLAMLVAVIVALWVSRADAAVIDWVVAYWNRFTAWVQGLVGSLGG is encoded by the coding sequence ATGAAGATGTCAGCGCTGCTAACTCGCAATGCCAGCTCGCGCCCGGGGATCACCGGCACTGCCCGCGTAGACCGCGACATCGACCGACTGCTCCGACGGGTCGGCCCCGGCGACATCGTCGTGATGGACGCGCTCGACCTGGACCGCATCACCGCCGATGCCCTGGTGGAGGCGCAGGTCGCCGGCGTGATCAACGCCTCGCCCTCGATCTCGGGGCGCTACCCGAACCTGGGGCCCGAAGTGCTTGTCGGCAACGGCATCGTGCTGGTCGACGAGGCCGGTCCCGAGGTCTTCAAGAAGATCAAGGACGGATCGCGCGTGCGGCTGCACAACGGCGGCGTCTACTCCGGTGACCGCCGTATCGCACTCGGCACCGAGCGCACCGACCAGGAGATCCACGAGCTGATGCACGAGGCCAAGAGCGGTCTCGTGGCGCACCTGGAGGCCTTCGCGGGCAACACCATCGAGTTCATCCGCAGCGAGAGCCCACTGCTGATCGACGGCATCGGCATCCCGAACATCGACGTCGACGTGCACCGGCGCCACGTCGTGATCGTCGCCGAGGAGCCGAGCGCGGCCGAGGACCTCAAGGCGCTCAAACCGTTCATCAAGGAGTACCAGCCGGTGCTCGTCGGTGTCGGCGTCGGCGCCGATGTGCTGCGCAAGGCGGGCTACCGTCCCGCGCTCATCGTCGGTGACCCCGACAAGATGAGCGTCGAGGTGCTGCGGTGCGGAGCCCAGGTGGTGCTCCCCGCCGACGCCGACGGCCACGCCGCCGGCCTGGAGCGCATCCAGGACCTCGGGGTCGGCGCCATGACGTTCCCCGCCGCCGGATCGGCCGCCGACCTGGCGCTGCTGCTGTGCGATCACCACGGGGCGTCGCTGATCGTGACCGCGGGCCACACCGCCACGATCGAGGAGTTCTTCGACCGCTCACGGCAGGCCAGCAATCCGTCGACGTTTCTGACCCGGCTCAAGGTGGGCGAGAAACTCGTCGACGCCAAGGCCGTCGCCACGCTGTACCGCAGCCGGGTCTCCGGCGGTGCCATCGCGCTGCTGGTGCTCGCGATGCTGGTCGCGGTCATCGTCGCGTTGTGGGTGTCGCGGGCCGACGCCGCGGTGATCGACTGGGTGGTCGCGTACTGGAACCGCTTCACCGCGTGGGTGCAGGGCCTCGTCGGTTCACTGGGTGGATGA
- a CDS encoding copper transporter: MITLRAHAISLAAVFLALAIGVALGSGLLSNTVLSGLRDDKRDLQNQIDTLTDDNNRLNQKLSAASEFDAQVAPRVLAGALKDKSVVVFRTPDAADGDVDAMTRFVGQAGGAVTGTVSLTQEFVDANSADKLLSVVNSPIVPAGRQLSTKFVDQGSQAGDLLGIALLIDKNPGAAPVDDAQRETVLATLRDTGFLTYGDSRIGAADTALIVTGGGLGEDAGNRGATVARFAAGLAPHGSGTVLAGRDGAASGTAAVAVTRSDAALSAAVSTVDDVDTASGQITAVLALGELAAGGKPGQYGTGRGAASVTVPQ, encoded by the coding sequence GTGATAACGCTACGGGCGCATGCGATCTCGTTGGCCGCGGTGTTCCTCGCGCTGGCCATCGGGGTCGCGCTGGGATCGGGTCTGCTGTCCAACACCGTGCTGTCGGGTCTGCGCGACGACAAGCGTGACCTGCAGAACCAGATCGACACCCTCACCGACGACAACAACCGCTTGAATCAAAAGCTCAGTGCGGCAAGTGAATTCGACGCCCAGGTGGCCCCGCGCGTCCTGGCGGGGGCGCTGAAGGACAAGTCGGTGGTGGTGTTCCGGACCCCCGACGCCGCCGACGGCGACGTCGACGCGATGACCCGGTTCGTCGGGCAGGCCGGCGGCGCGGTCACCGGCACGGTGTCGCTGACGCAGGAGTTCGTCGACGCCAACTCGGCCGACAAGCTGCTCTCGGTCGTCAACTCGCCGATCGTGCCAGCGGGGCGGCAGCTGTCCACCAAGTTCGTCGACCAGGGCTCGCAGGCCGGTGACCTGCTCGGCATCGCGCTGCTGATCGACAAGAACCCGGGTGCCGCACCGGTCGACGACGCCCAGCGCGAAACCGTGCTCGCCACGCTGCGCGACACCGGCTTCCTGACCTACGGGGACAGTCGCATCGGGGCCGCCGACACGGCGTTGATCGTGACCGGCGGCGGGCTGGGCGAGGACGCGGGCAACCGCGGCGCGACCGTTGCCAGATTCGCGGCCGGGCTGGCACCGCACGGTTCGGGCACCGTGCTGGCCGGTCGCGACGGCGCCGCCTCCGGCACCGCCGCCGTCGCCGTGACCAGGTCGGATGCGGCGCTGTCGGCCGCGGTCAGCACGGTCGACGACGTCGACACCGCCTCGGGGCAGATCACCGCGGTGCTCGCCCTCGGCGAACTTGCTGCCGGTGGTAAACCCGGTCAGTACGGCACCGGCAGGGGCGCCGCATCGGTGACGGTGCCGCAGTAA
- a CDS encoding CTP synthase, protein MPALRKHPQTATKHLFVTGGVVSSLGKGLTASSLGQLLTARGLQVTMQKLDPYLNVDPGTMNPFQHGEVFVTEDGAETDLDVGHYERFLDRDLSGSANVTTGQVYSSVIAKERRGEYLGDTVQVIPHITDEIKSRILAMAEPDASGARPDVVITEVGGTVGDIESLPFLEAARQVRHEVGRENCFFLHVSLVPYLAPSGELKTKPTQHSVAALRSIGITPDALILRCDRDVPEPLKNKIALMCDVDVDGVISTPDAPSIYDIPKVLHREELDAYVVRRLNLPFRDVDWTEWDDLLRRVHEPQETVRIALVGKYIDLSDAYLSVAEALRAGGFKHRAKVEMRWVASDDCETEQGAAAALSDVHGVLIPGGFGIRGIEGKIGAISYARKRGLPVLGLCLGLQCIVIEAARSVGITDANSAEFDPRTPDPVISTMADQRDAVAGDADLGGTMRLGAYPAVLTPDSVVAQAYQATEVSERHRHRYEVNNAYRDRIAKSGLRFSGTSPDGHLVEFVEYDRQIHPFLVGTQAHPELKSRPTRPHPLFAAFIGASIDYKAQERLPGMDLPEQFVPVEHDPADAQALEEPLEKSDVRG, encoded by the coding sequence TTGCCCGCGTTACGCAAGCACCCGCAAACCGCCACGAAACACCTCTTCGTCACAGGTGGAGTTGTTTCGTCGCTGGGTAAGGGTCTGACCGCGTCCAGCCTCGGTCAGTTGCTGACCGCGCGGGGCCTGCAGGTGACCATGCAGAAGCTGGATCCCTACCTCAACGTCGATCCCGGCACCATGAACCCCTTCCAGCACGGAGAGGTGTTCGTCACCGAGGACGGCGCCGAGACGGATCTGGATGTCGGTCACTACGAACGTTTCCTGGATCGCGACCTGTCGGGATCGGCCAACGTCACCACCGGCCAGGTGTACTCGTCGGTGATCGCCAAGGAGCGTCGCGGCGAATACCTCGGCGACACCGTGCAGGTGATCCCGCACATCACCGACGAGATCAAGAGCCGCATCCTGGCGATGGCCGAACCCGACGCCTCGGGGGCCCGGCCCGACGTCGTGATCACCGAGGTCGGCGGCACGGTCGGCGACATCGAGTCGCTGCCGTTCCTGGAGGCGGCCCGTCAGGTCCGCCACGAGGTGGGCCGGGAGAACTGCTTCTTCCTGCACGTCTCGCTGGTGCCTTACCTGGCACCGTCCGGTGAGCTCAAGACCAAGCCCACCCAGCACTCGGTGGCGGCGCTGCGCAGCATCGGCATCACACCCGACGCGCTCATCCTGCGGTGCGACCGCGACGTGCCCGAGCCGCTCAAGAACAAGATCGCGCTGATGTGCGACGTGGACGTCGACGGCGTGATCTCCACCCCGGACGCCCCGTCCATCTACGACATCCCCAAGGTGCTGCACCGCGAGGAACTCGACGCCTACGTGGTGCGCCGGCTCAACCTGCCGTTCCGCGATGTGGACTGGACCGAGTGGGACGACCTGCTGCGCCGGGTCCACGAGCCGCAGGAGACCGTGCGGATCGCGTTGGTCGGCAAGTACATCGACCTGTCGGATGCGTATCTGTCGGTCGCCGAGGCGCTGCGGGCCGGCGGGTTCAAGCACCGCGCCAAGGTCGAGATGCGATGGGTTGCCTCCGACGACTGTGAGACCGAGCAGGGCGCCGCCGCCGCGCTGTCCGACGTCCACGGCGTGCTGATCCCCGGCGGGTTCGGCATCAGGGGCATCGAAGGCAAGATCGGCGCGATCTCCTACGCCCGCAAACGCGGGCTGCCGGTGCTCGGACTGTGCCTCGGCCTGCAGTGCATCGTCATCGAGGCCGCGCGCAGCGTCGGCATCACCGACGCCAACTCCGCCGAGTTCGATCCGAGGACACCCGACCCGGTCATCTCGACGATGGCCGATCAGCGCGACGCCGTCGCAGGCGACGCCGATCTGGGCGGCACCATGCGGCTGGGTGCCTACCCGGCCGTGCTGACCCCGGATTCCGTTGTGGCGCAGGCATATCAGGCCACCGAGGTGTCCGAGCGGCACCGGCACCGCTACGAGGTCAACAACGCCTACCGCGACCGGATCGCCAAGAGCGGCCTGCGGTTCTCCGGAACCTCGCCCGACGGGCACCTCGTCGAGTTCGTCGAATACGACCGGCAGATCCACCCCTTCCTGGTGGGCACGCAGGCGCATCCCGAACTCAAGAGCCGCCCCACCCGTCCCCATCCGCTGTTCGCGGCGTTCATCGGCGCTTCGATCGACTACAAGGCCCAGGAGCGACTGCCAGGGATGGATCTGCCCGAGCAGTTCGTCCCCGTCGAGCACGACCCGGCCGATGCGCAGGCACTGGAGGAACCGCTGGAGAAATCCGACGTCCGTGGCTGA
- a CDS encoding NUDIX domain-containing protein yields MAEHDFETLTSETVYVGNIFALRADEVRMPGGGSARREVVEHYGAVAVVALDDDGNVVLVYQYRHPLGRRLWELPAGLLDLGGEPPEVTAARELEEEAGLAASQWRVLVDLDSTPGFSDESVRVYLATGLTEIGRPEAEHEEADMVVTRVPLQEAVARVFSGDIVNAIAVAGILAAHSAKDIESLRRVDAPWVDRPTAFWRRKGLL; encoded by the coding sequence GTGGCTGAACACGACTTCGAGACGCTCACCAGCGAAACCGTCTACGTGGGAAACATTTTCGCGTTGCGGGCGGATGAGGTCCGCATGCCGGGCGGCGGGTCCGCCCGGCGCGAAGTCGTCGAACACTACGGCGCGGTGGCCGTCGTCGCCCTCGACGACGACGGCAATGTGGTGCTGGTGTACCAGTACCGCCACCCGCTCGGCCGACGGTTGTGGGAACTGCCCGCCGGTCTGCTCGACCTCGGCGGGGAACCGCCGGAGGTGACCGCGGCCCGCGAACTCGAAGAGGAGGCCGGGCTGGCGGCCTCGCAGTGGCGGGTGCTGGTCGACCTGGACTCCACGCCCGGTTTCTCCGACGAGAGCGTGCGCGTCTACCTGGCCACCGGGCTGACCGAGATCGGCAGGCCGGAAGCCGAACACGAGGAAGCCGACATGGTGGTCACCCGGGTCCCGCTGCAGGAGGCGGTGGCGCGGGTGTTCTCCGGGGACATCGTGAACGCGATCGCCGTGGCCGGGATCCTGGCCGCGCACTCGGCGAAGGACATCGAATCCCTGCGACGTGTCGACGCGCCGTGGGTGGATCGTCCGACGGCATTCTGGCGGCGCAAAGGCCTGCTGTGA